A genome region from Sphingobacteriaceae bacterium GW460-11-11-14-LB5 includes the following:
- a CDS encoding sensor histidine kinase produces MNPYQKKRRWKFFLLIFAILIGIASVFYTDSFVKKMEREEADQFHLWVKIQERAMFLYDNDDYRIVVETVRKNTKTPVIMTDSAGTITSFNGLDSTKTNYPISDAKLTYDSLYFVRQLRQMKAQHPPDEMNIFGRKFKAYYRDSFILTQLRYFPYIQMGVIFLFLLTAYAAFSSARRDEQDHVWVGLAKETAHQLGTPISSLMAWTELMKSKFDAEDDPLIAEMENDIKRLEIITDRFSKIGSKPILEDHTVYIVVSDFIRYFKVRTSDKVKFSITGDEQVRAMLNVPLFDWVIENLLKNAANAIENEGSISINIIENLAKEQVFIDVSDTGKGIPRSKFDAVFQPGYTTRKRGWGLGLSLTKRIVENYHSGEIFVKDSELGKGTTFRIILKSSLRYEPTTA; encoded by the coding sequence ATGAACCCTTATCAAAAGAAACGCCGCTGGAAGTTTTTCCTTCTCATTTTTGCCATCTTAATTGGCATTGCCTCAGTATTTTACACCGATTCTTTTGTAAAAAAAATGGAACGCGAAGAGGCGGACCAATTTCACCTCTGGGTGAAAATTCAGGAGCGGGCGATGTTTCTCTACGATAACGATGATTATCGCATAGTGGTTGAAACCGTGAGAAAAAATACGAAAACGCCTGTAATCATGACCGATTCGGCCGGAACCATTACTTCCTTTAATGGGCTCGATAGTACTAAAACCAACTATCCCATTTCGGATGCAAAACTTACTTATGATAGCCTATATTTTGTAAGGCAGTTAAGGCAAATGAAAGCCCAGCATCCACCGGATGAAATGAATATTTTTGGCAGAAAATTTAAGGCCTACTATCGTGATTCCTTTATTTTAACGCAGTTGAGGTATTTTCCCTATATCCAGATGGGCGTTATCTTTCTTTTTCTTTTGACGGCCTACGCAGCGTTTAGTTCAGCCCGCAGGGATGAACAGGACCATGTTTGGGTAGGCTTGGCCAAAGAAACGGCCCACCAGCTGGGTACACCAATATCATCGCTGATGGCCTGGACAGAGCTGATGAAATCGAAATTTGATGCAGAAGATGACCCGTTGATTGCCGAAATGGAGAACGATATTAAACGATTGGAAATTATTACCGACCGTTTCTCGAAAATCGGTTCTAAACCGATACTCGAAGACCATACGGTTTATATCGTGGTGAGCGATTTTATCCGCTATTTTAAGGTGCGTACATCCGACAAGGTTAAATTTAGCATTACCGGTGATGAGCAGGTAAGGGCGATGTTAAACGTTCCATTATTTGATTGGGTGATTGAAAACCTGTTAAAAAATGCGGCCAATGCCATCGAAAACGAAGGCTCAATTTCCATCAATATTATTGAAAATTTAGCCAAGGAGCAGGTATTTATTGATGTGAGTGATACCGGAAAGGGCATTCCAAGATCTAAGTTCGATGCAGTTTTTCAACCCGGCTATACCACGCGTAAACGTGGCTGGGGCCTGGGTTTATCGCTTACCAAACGGATTGTAGAAAATTACCACAGTGGAGAAATTTTTGTAAAAGACTCTGAACTGGGTAAGGGCACAACTTTTAGAATAATATTAAAAAGCAGTTTAAGATATGAACCGACCACAGCCTAA
- a CDS encoding cyclic nucleotide-binding protein, translating into MHNQLKNIEIFKPLSNEALERLAAVSKPVAHPKGTILIHADKTEPYFYILESGIARAYSDGENQQITFWFGESGAVLFSFNSYINNRPGYENIELLENCCLIQIRLTDLFLLYDQHLEIANWGRKIAEQELIATERRLIDRAFKGAAERYQDFVNQSPELIKRVALKHIASYLGVTQVTLSRIRAAHK; encoded by the coding sequence TTGCACAATCAGTTAAAAAATATAGAAATTTTTAAGCCGCTCAGTAATGAAGCTTTAGAAAGGTTAGCTGCTGTTTCCAAACCGGTAGCACATCCAAAGGGAACAATATTAATCCACGCCGATAAAACAGAACCTTATTTCTATATCCTCGAAAGCGGTATTGCCCGGGCCTATTCTGATGGCGAAAACCAGCAGATTACCTTTTGGTTTGGCGAAAGCGGTGCGGTTCTTTTTTCTTTTAACAGCTATATTAATAACCGTCCGGGATACGAAAATATTGAGCTTTTAGAAAATTGCTGCTTAATTCAAATCAGGCTAACTGATCTTTTTTTACTTTACGACCAACATTTAGAAATTGCCAACTGGGGCAGAAAAATTGCGGAACAGGAATTAATTGCTACAGAAAGAAGGTTAATAGACCGGGCTTTTAAAGGTGCGGCAGAGCGTTATCAGGACTTTGTAAATCAATCTCCGGAGCTGATTAAAAGAGTGGCTTTAAAACATATTGCTTCTTACCTGGGCGTAACACAGGTTACGCTGAGCAGAATTAGAGCTGCGCATAAATAA
- a CDS encoding esterase gives MWFKNFTVDELNNRPKNHLGALLDIRFTEIGEDFIIGTMPVDERTHQPAGILHGGASVVLAETLGSIASYMCIDPEKYVAVGLEVNANHLRPVKSGLVKGICKPLHIGAKTQVWEIKIYDERGKMNCISRLTVAIINKPQ, from the coding sequence ATGTGGTTTAAAAACTTTACAGTTGATGAGCTGAACAACCGCCCTAAAAATCATCTTGGAGCCTTGCTCGATATCAGATTTACAGAAATTGGTGAAGATTTTATTATCGGAACCATGCCTGTTGATGAGCGCACACACCAACCTGCCGGAATACTGCACGGAGGTGCCTCAGTAGTTTTGGCCGAAACTTTGGGCAGTATTGCTTCTTATATGTGTATCGATCCGGAGAAATATGTTGCCGTGGGTTTAGAAGTAAACGCCAACCATTTACGACCAGTAAAAAGTGGTTTGGTTAAAGGCATCTGTAAGCCTTTACATATTGGTGCCAAAACTCAGGTTTGGGAAATTAAAATTTACGATGAACGCGGAAAAATGAACTGCATTAGCCGCTTAACCGTTGCGATTATTAACAAACCGCAATAA
- a CDS encoding glutamate--tRNA ligase, producing MDKKVRVRFAPSPTGGLHLGGVRTALFNYLFAKRNNGTFVLRVEDTDQNRFVEGAEQYIVNCLDWCGITPDESPDNPGAYGPYRQSERKPSYRKFAEQLISDGYAYYAFDTPEDLDAKRKEIPNFQYGQATRMQMRNSLTLTISEVEELLAAKTPHVIRIKVPADEIVHFNDLIRGDVSFETSLVDDKVLLKADGMPTYHLAVVVDDKAMEITHAFRGEEWLPSAPVHILLWKYLGWEADMPAWAHLPLILKPDGHGKLSKRDGDRLGFPVYAMNWTDPKTGDVTKGFKEMGFMPEAFINMLALLGWNDGTDQELFSLKELEEKFSIERISKAGAKFDFEKAKWYNHEWIKSQGAERLAPTVKEELEKAGIEVNDHAFLNTVIDLIKDRCTLLPDFVAQSSYFFASPEVYDVNSVKPKWTVEKADFFNAFADGLTLTDAVSAEAAFKALAEEKGFKPGELMLPFRIMLVGGKFGPGVFDIAVLLGVAETKTRITKAIAVFNS from the coding sequence ATGGATAAAAAAGTTAGAGTAAGATTTGCCCCAAGCCCAACCGGAGGTTTGCATTTAGGTGGTGTGCGTACCGCCTTGTTCAATTATTTATTTGCGAAAAGGAATAATGGAACTTTTGTACTTCGTGTAGAAGATACCGATCAAAACCGCTTTGTAGAAGGCGCAGAACAATATATAGTGAACTGTTTAGACTGGTGCGGTATTACGCCAGATGAAAGTCCTGATAATCCTGGTGCATATGGCCCATACCGCCAAAGCGAGCGTAAACCCAGCTACCGCAAATTTGCCGAGCAGTTAATTAGTGATGGTTATGCCTATTACGCTTTCGATACACCGGAAGATTTAGATGCCAAACGTAAAGAAATTCCAAATTTCCAATACGGACAGGCCACACGGATGCAGATGCGCAATTCTTTAACCCTTACCATTAGCGAGGTGGAGGAGTTATTGGCGGCCAAAACACCACATGTTATCCGCATTAAAGTACCAGCCGATGAAATTGTACATTTTAACGATTTAATCCGCGGCGATGTAAGTTTCGAAACTTCATTGGTTGATGATAAAGTACTCTTAAAAGCCGATGGAATGCCAACTTATCATTTAGCTGTTGTGGTTGATGATAAAGCGATGGAAATTACCCATGCTTTTAGAGGAGAAGAATGGCTGCCTTCGGCACCGGTTCATATTTTACTTTGGAAATATTTAGGCTGGGAAGCAGATATGCCGGCATGGGCGCATTTGCCATTAATTTTAAAGCCCGATGGACATGGGAAATTAAGTAAACGCGATGGTGACCGCTTAGGTTTCCCGGTTTATGCCATGAACTGGACCGATCCTAAAACTGGCGATGTAACCAAAGGATTTAAGGAAATGGGTTTTATGCCCGAAGCTTTTATCAATATGCTGGCACTTTTAGGCTGGAATGATGGTACCGACCAGGAGTTATTCTCGTTAAAAGAGCTGGAAGAAAAATTCTCGATAGAAAGAATCAGTAAAGCAGGGGCTAAATTCGATTTTGAAAAGGCCAAGTGGTATAACCATGAGTGGATTAAATCGCAGGGCGCTGAGCGCTTAGCGCCAACCGTTAAAGAAGAACTGGAAAAAGCAGGAATTGAAGTAAATGACCATGCTTTCTTAAATACCGTTATTGATTTAATTAAAGATCGCTGTACATTATTGCCCGATTTTGTGGCGCAGAGCAGTTACTTTTTTGCTTCACCGGAAGTATATGATGTAAACTCGGTAAAGCCAAAATGGACAGTTGAAAAAGCTGATTTTTTTAATGCTTTTGCTGATGGTTTAACCTTAACTGATGCGGTAAGTGCTGAAGCGGCCTTTAAAGCCCTGGCAGAAGAAAAAGGCTTTAAACCAGGCGAATTGATGTTGCCTTTCCGCATTATGTTGGTAGGCGGTAAATTTGGCCCGGGCGTTTTTGATATTGCAGTTTTGTTGGGCGTAGCAGAAACTAAAACAAGAATAACAAAAGCAATTGCTGTTTTTAATAGCTAG
- a CDS encoding hybrid sensor histidine kinase/response regulator, with amino-acid sequence MILIVDDRPENLISLQKVLQAHNFEVDTASSGEEALKKVLKNNYVLIILDVQMPDMDGFEVAEAISGFSKAKDTAIIFLSAVNTELKFITKGYLSGGLDYITKPVDINVLLLKIKTFYRIYEQNRKLNEVQEKLLEEIEFRKQAEHKKDEFISIASHELKTPLTSVKGYIQLLQRSLNRDDKTMAQNHLEKASIQLEKLNELIVDLLDISKIESGKMKFNMKSFCVDNMVNNAIEMLQQSNPDFKISKLGKTDEMVFGDEMRLEQVVINFITNAIKYAPGTNQVNVTIHIKDEKLYLAVKDFGIGISKEQQHKIFDKFYRVEENSNRFNGLGIGLYICSEIINRHGGTIGVNSVPDEGSEFYFIIPTTEEEILKNQI; translated from the coding sequence ATGATCCTTATAGTTGATGACAGGCCCGAAAACCTGATCTCGTTACAGAAAGTACTCCAAGCACACAATTTTGAGGTTGATACCGCATCATCTGGCGAAGAAGCGCTGAAAAAAGTTTTAAAAAACAATTACGTCCTGATTATTCTCGATGTACAAATGCCGGATATGGATGGCTTCGAGGTGGCTGAAGCCATTTCGGGTTTTAGTAAGGCAAAAGATACCGCCATTATATTTCTTTCGGCTGTAAATACAGAGTTAAAATTTATTACCAAAGGATACCTGAGCGGCGGACTGGATTACATTACCAAGCCCGTTGATATTAATGTGCTGCTCCTCAAAATAAAAACATTTTATCGCATTTACGAGCAGAACAGAAAACTTAACGAGGTGCAGGAAAAATTGCTCGAAGAAATCGAATTCCGAAAGCAGGCCGAACATAAAAAAGACGAATTTATCAGCATTGCCAGTCATGAGTTAAAAACACCTTTAACCAGTGTAAAGGGATATATTCAGTTGCTGCAACGCAGCCTCAACAGGGATGATAAAACGATGGCCCAGAACCATCTCGAAAAAGCCAGCATCCAGCTCGAAAAACTAAATGAATTAATTGTCGATCTGCTCGATATCTCGAAAATTGAAAGCGGAAAGATGAAGTTTAACATGAAAAGCTTTTGTGTTGATAACATGGTAAACAATGCCATCGAGATGTTGCAGCAATCTAATCCTGATTTCAAAATCAGCAAACTGGGTAAAACCGACGAAATGGTATTTGGAGATGAAATGCGACTGGAACAAGTGGTTATCAATTTTATTACCAATGCCATTAAATATGCTCCAGGTACCAATCAGGTTAACGTAACCATCCACATTAAAGATGAAAAACTTTATCTGGCTGTAAAAGATTTTGGTATTGGGATTTCAAAAGAACAGCAGCACAAAATTTTTGATAAATTTTATCGGGTAGAAGAAAACAGTAACCGGTTTAACGGCCTGGGCATTGGTTTATATATCTGTTCGGAAATTATTAACCGCCACGGAGGCACAATTGGTGTAAACAGTGTGCCGGATGAGGGCTCTGAATTTTATTTTATCATTCCCACTACCGAAGAAGAAATCCTTAAAAATCAAATCTAA
- a CDS encoding metalloprotease, with protein sequence MQWFGKGSNNVEDGRSGGGGKTILGGGVGIIIVVLGLIFGKDLTGLVGQIPATAGTEEVKQGVPANDPQAQFVAGVLESTEQVWDKEFQAMGKQYEYPKLRLFRDAVQTACGNAGANVGPFYCPGDHKVYIDLSFYDDLKNRFGAAGDFAQAYVIAHEVGHHVQNLLGISEKLDQARGQVSEKEYNRLSVKLELQADFFAGLWAHNAQNLKDFKLDEGDIEEALTAANAIGDDKLQKQATGDVQPDSFTHGTSAQRMYWFKKGFETGDIKQGDTFNSNNL encoded by the coding sequence ATGCAATGGTTTGGTAAAGGCAGTAATAATGTAGAAGACGGCAGAAGTGGCGGTGGTGGAAAAACCATCCTCGGTGGCGGTGTAGGTATAATAATTGTTGTACTCGGGTTAATTTTTGGTAAAGATTTAACGGGTTTGGTTGGCCAGATTCCGGCTACTGCTGGGACAGAAGAAGTAAAGCAGGGCGTACCTGCTAATGATCCACAGGCACAGTTTGTTGCGGGTGTGTTAGAATCAACCGAGCAGGTTTGGGATAAGGAATTTCAGGCAATGGGCAAACAGTATGAGTACCCTAAACTCAGGCTATTCAGAGATGCTGTTCAAACGGCCTGCGGAAATGCCGGAGCCAATGTAGGCCCCTTTTACTGCCCTGGCGATCATAAAGTTTATATCGATTTATCATTTTACGATGATTTAAAGAACCGTTTCGGTGCTGCCGGAGATTTTGCCCAGGCTTATGTAATTGCACATGAGGTTGGCCATCACGTTCAAAATTTATTAGGCATTTCGGAAAAACTCGATCAGGCACGTGGACAGGTGAGTGAAAAAGAATATAACCGCTTGTCAGTGAAATTGGAGTTGCAGGCCGATTTTTTTGCCGGACTTTGGGCGCATAATGCACAAAACCTAAAAGATTTTAAACTGGATGAGGGCGACATTGAAGAAGCGTTAACTGCTGCCAATGCCATCGGCGATGATAAATTGCAAAAACAGGCTACAGGCGATGTTCAGCCCGATTCCTTTACCCACGGCACCTCTGCACAGCGCATGTATTGGTTTAAAAAAGGCTTTGAAACCGGAGATATTAAACAGGGTGATACCTTTAATTCAAATAATTTATAA